The Negativicutes bacterium genome contains a region encoding:
- a CDS encoding ComF family protein, giving the protein MIKKPWRYYPWLQAVGSLIFPPLRQCSLCQAKIERESDHGVCPSCYAGLPFLADPVCPICGTPFPGGAICGVCRQRQTTFTANRALLAYQDKGRDLILDYKYRFQPSLADFFAAELTARRLPQYQFEQTPLLTWVPMTRSRLRERGYNPALLLAEALSVTSGYPLQNTLVKTSQPPDQHGLNRAERWQVLKDVYQPIAHLQAAGQVYLLIDDVYTTGATLHFCAAALRQAGAKEVFCLTAGLTL; this is encoded by the coding sequence ATGATAAAAAAACCCTGGCGCTATTACCCTTGGCTGCAGGCTGTCGGTAGTCTGATTTTCCCGCCGCTGCGGCAATGTTCGCTCTGTCAGGCTAAGATCGAAAGGGAAAGTGATCATGGCGTCTGCCCAAGCTGCTATGCCGGGCTGCCTTTTTTAGCGGATCCCGTATGTCCCATCTGCGGGACGCCGTTTCCCGGCGGTGCGATTTGCGGTGTCTGCCGGCAGCGGCAGACAACTTTTACCGCCAACCGTGCCTTACTTGCCTATCAAGACAAAGGCCGTGATCTGATCTTGGATTATAAGTACCGCTTTCAGCCCTCACTGGCCGATTTTTTTGCCGCCGAATTAACGGCGCGGCGTCTGCCGCAATACCAGTTTGAACAGACACCTCTGCTGACTTGGGTACCGATGACGCGCTCCCGCCTGCGTGAGCGCGGTTATAATCCCGCCTTACTCCTGGCGGAAGCGCTCAGCGTTACGAGCGGTTATCCGCTGCAGAATACCCTGGTCAAAACGAGCCAACCTCCCGATCAGCATGGTCTCAACCGTGCAGAGCGCTGGCAGGTGCTGAAGGATGTTTATCAGCCGATTGCCCACCTGCAGGCCGCCGGGCAGGTTTACCTGCTGATTGACGATGTTTACACCACCGGAGCGACCCTGCACTTTTGCGCGGCTGCGCTGCGCCAAGCCGGCGCCAAAGAGGTTTTCTGTCTGACGGCCGGCCTGACACTCTGA